The proteins below are encoded in one region of bacterium:
- a CDS encoding L-lactate permease — protein MLTALAWSPVLLLFILAVFLRRSALFLAVAGCLWTGVLAITVFRTPLSGVLTSALWGVQVTLPLLLVVYGGILLASVLIESGALTRLAAWFTGAARDEWEKVTLLSMG, from the coding sequence GTGCTGACTGCGCTCGCCTGGTCCCCCGTCCTCCTCCTTTTCATACTGGCGGTTTTCCTGCGGCGCAGCGCCCTGTTCCTGGCTGTGGCCGGGTGCCTCTGGACCGGCGTCCTGGCAATTACCGTATTTCGAACACCCCTGTCGGGTGTGCTGACATCGGCCCTGTGGGGGGTGCAGGTGACCTTGCCCCTTCTCCTGGTGGTTTACGGCGGGATACTCCTGGCCTCGGTTCTCATCGAGTCGGGAGCCCTGACCCGCCTTGCCGCCTGGTTCACCGGGGCCGCCCGGGACGAGTGGGAGAAGGTCACCCTGCTCTCCATGGGCAT